One Cellulomonas sp. NS3 genomic region harbors:
- a CDS encoding glucose-6-phosphate dehydrogenase, producing the protein MTAHMIVLGATGDLTRRYLLPGLTQVLHLVEGGLRLVGVAQDDLTPDAFREHVRGVVAEHPGHGPAEQVRALADEAGFVHGDVTDPATLQQAFTEAAAEGDEPVVLYLALPHVLFRDVISALGKCERPAGLRVVVEKPFGEDLEGARTLNAALAAVVPEDRTFRVDHFLAKQTVINLLGLRFANAVLEPLWNSKYVESVEIVFDETVDSQSRGSYYDRSGALRDMVQNHLLQLLTYVAMEPPLSVGPSDLSKRKVDVLRAVRELSPEEVARSTVRGRYTAGEVTGKDGATRQVDSYVDAKGVDAARETETYADVTLSIDNWRWGGVPFRLRTGKALDADRREVVVRFRPVPHDVFTGQHAEANELRLQLDPDRMSLRLNVNGMGDPFDLETVQLDTELARQDPTPYGQLLLAVIAGDTRLSAHAEEAEEGWRIVQPILDAWAGGATPLVDYPAGGAGPERPRG; encoded by the coding sequence ATGACCGCACACATGATCGTGCTGGGCGCCACGGGCGACCTCACGCGCCGCTACCTGCTCCCGGGCCTGACGCAGGTGCTGCACCTCGTCGAGGGCGGGCTGCGGCTGGTCGGCGTCGCGCAGGACGACCTCACGCCCGACGCGTTCCGCGAGCACGTGCGCGGCGTCGTCGCGGAGCACCCCGGGCACGGGCCCGCCGAGCAGGTGCGCGCGCTCGCCGACGAGGCGGGCTTCGTGCACGGCGACGTGACCGACCCCGCCACGCTGCAGCAGGCGTTCACGGAGGCCGCGGCCGAGGGCGACGAGCCCGTGGTGCTCTACCTCGCGCTGCCGCACGTGCTGTTCCGCGACGTGATCTCCGCGCTGGGGAAGTGCGAGCGGCCCGCGGGCCTGCGCGTCGTCGTCGAGAAGCCGTTCGGCGAGGACCTCGAGGGCGCCCGCACGCTGAACGCCGCGCTGGCCGCCGTCGTCCCCGAGGACCGCACGTTCCGCGTCGACCACTTCCTCGCGAAGCAGACCGTGATCAACCTGCTGGGCCTGCGGTTCGCGAACGCGGTGCTCGAGCCGCTGTGGAACAGCAAGTACGTCGAGAGCGTCGAGATCGTGTTCGACGAGACCGTCGACTCCCAGTCCCGCGGCAGCTACTACGACCGCTCGGGCGCGCTGCGCGACATGGTGCAGAACCACCTGCTGCAGCTCCTCACGTACGTCGCGATGGAGCCGCCGCTGTCGGTCGGCCCGTCGGACCTGTCCAAGCGCAAGGTCGACGTGCTGCGCGCGGTGCGCGAGCTGTCCCCCGAGGAGGTCGCGCGCTCGACGGTGCGCGGCCGCTACACGGCCGGGGAGGTCACCGGCAAGGACGGCGCGACGCGGCAGGTCGACTCCTACGTGGACGCGAAGGGCGTCGACGCGGCGCGCGAGACGGAGACGTACGCCGACGTGACGCTGTCCATCGACAACTGGCGGTGGGGCGGCGTGCCGTTCCGGCTGCGCACCGGCAAGGCGCTCGACGCGGACCGGCGCGAGGTCGTCGTCCGGTTCCGGCCCGTGCCCCACGACGTGTTCACGGGGCAGCACGCCGAGGCCAACGAGCTGCGCCTCCAGCTCGACCCCGACCGGATGTCGCTGCGGCTCAACGTCAACGGCATGGGCGACCCGTTCGACCTCGAGACCGTGCAGCTCGACACCGAGCTCGCCCGCCAGGACCCGACGCCGTACGGGCAGCTGCTGCTCGCGGTGATCGCCGGGGACACCCGGCTGTCCGCGCACGCCGAGGAGGCCGAGGAGGGCTGGCGCATCGTGCAGCCGATCCTCGACGCGTGGGCGGGCGGCGCGACGCCGCTGGTCGACTACCCGGCGGGCGGCGCGGGACCGGAGCGGCCGCGGGGCTGA
- a CDS encoding GrpB family protein: MPSPAEIVRHFPDDPDGLEWVAPPQGGPITVTAHDPAWADAYEELAARVRRALGDRVLALEHVGSTSVPGLDAKPIIDLDLTVPDSTDEAAYRAPLEAEGFTLSLRERAWHEHRVFAHAEPRAHLHVWSPDCPEVVRHRLFRDWLREHPEDRAAYAAAKHAAVDALRVRGGGSGMDYNALKEPVVHEILERVFRAHGLL, encoded by the coding sequence GTGCCGAGCCCAGCAGAGATCGTCCGCCACTTCCCCGACGACCCCGACGGCCTCGAGTGGGTCGCTCCCCCGCAGGGCGGCCCGATCACCGTGACCGCCCACGACCCGGCGTGGGCGGACGCCTACGAGGAGCTCGCCGCCCGCGTCCGGCGGGCGCTCGGCGACCGGGTGCTCGCGCTCGAGCACGTCGGCTCGACGTCCGTCCCCGGGCTGGACGCGAAGCCGATCATCGACCTGGACCTGACGGTCCCCGACTCGACCGACGAGGCCGCGTACCGCGCGCCGCTCGAGGCCGAGGGCTTCACGCTGAGCCTGCGCGAGCGCGCCTGGCACGAGCACCGGGTCTTCGCGCACGCCGAGCCCCGCGCGCACCTGCACGTGTGGAGCCCCGACTGCCCCGAGGTCGTCCGGCACCGGCTCTTCCGCGACTGGCTGCGCGAGCACCCCGAGGACCGCGCCGCGTACGCCGCCGCGAAGCACGCCGCCGTCGACGCGCTGCGCGTCCGCGGCGGCGGGTCCGGGATGGACTACAACGCGCTCAAGGAGCCGGTCGTCCACGAGATCCTCGAGCGCGTGTTCCGCGCGCACGGGCTGCTCTGA
- a CDS encoding transglutaminase-like domain-containing protein: MTRAGARSEALDRYRTHTPFTDPGAHAALLRTLPADPGALAAAVRGLVVHYAASGLTFPPDRLADIDSRWVEAMLARLAERDAAPLAEPRDVGACLVGCCRDFTLLHVAALREHGVPARSRVGFAPYLRPDFAHDHVVAERWDADQADWVRVDAQLDPADWRDVDVSDLGTGRGSPFRPASRLWLDHRAGRLTAADLDGYGVSPDLPLRGRWFVRNYVVVELAHLTGHELLLWDLWGAMTAPAVGPDGELTEVDAPDDPELDALVDRAARLLLDPDAHLAELDALAADPRLDPRTGVVCDSPRGVQETVDLTARRAAPQTPHEAADDRPHDPVLRP, from the coding sequence GTGACCCGCGCCGGAGCCCGGAGCGAGGCCCTCGACCGCTACCGCACCCACACCCCGTTCACCGACCCCGGCGCGCACGCCGCGCTGCTGCGCACGCTCCCGGCGGACCCCGGCGCGCTCGCCGCCGCGGTCCGCGGGCTCGTCGTGCACTACGCCGCGTCCGGCCTGACCTTCCCGCCCGACCGGCTCGCCGACATCGACAGCCGCTGGGTCGAGGCCATGCTCGCCCGCCTCGCCGAGCGCGACGCGGCGCCGCTGGCCGAGCCGCGGGACGTCGGTGCGTGCCTCGTCGGCTGCTGCCGCGACTTCACGTTGCTCCACGTCGCCGCGCTGCGCGAGCACGGTGTCCCGGCGCGCAGCCGCGTCGGGTTCGCGCCGTACCTGCGCCCGGACTTCGCGCACGACCACGTCGTCGCCGAGCGCTGGGACGCGGACCAGGCGGACTGGGTGCGCGTCGATGCGCAGCTGGACCCCGCGGACTGGCGCGACGTGGACGTGTCGGACCTCGGCACCGGGCGGGGCAGCCCGTTCCGGCCGGCGTCGCGGCTCTGGCTCGACCACCGCGCGGGCCGCCTGACCGCCGCGGACCTCGACGGCTACGGCGTGAGCCCCGACCTGCCGCTGCGCGGGCGCTGGTTCGTGCGGAACTACGTCGTCGTCGAGCTCGCCCACCTGACCGGGCACGAGCTGCTGCTGTGGGACCTGTGGGGCGCCATGACCGCGCCGGCCGTCGGGCCCGACGGGGAGCTCACCGAGGTCGACGCGCCCGACGACCCCGAGCTCGACGCGCTCGTCGACCGGGCGGCGCGACTGCTCCTCGACCCGGACGCCCATCTCGCGGAGCTCGACGCGCTCGCGGCCGACCCGCGCCTCGACCCGCGGACCGGCGTGGTGTGCGACTCCCCGCGCGGCGTTCAGGAGACGGTCGACCTGACCGCGCGCCGGGCCGCACCGCAGACGCCGCACGAGGCGGCGGACGACCGGCCGCACGACCCCGTCCTTCGCCCCTAG
- a CDS encoding MerR family transcriptional regulator encodes MTTTHQPPALLTIGQLAERSGLSLKALRLYDELGLLPPARVDPGSGYRYYDTGQLDRARLIGLLRQVRMPLADIGALLADRDPERLRAWWRGEADDHRQREGVVRYLLTELDGAERPVIPVLTRHVPDEKVATTSAHVLQPDLPRYIPEAIGRLRAHLEECGATARDIDWTVYHSSSTTDSAGLVEVCVPFSGTVQPTTEVTVRVEPAHHEAYARITKGEVRAPHIMFAFDAVAAWLAEHGHTRTLDPREVYFADWVAVDESTPAVDIAYPFEPAADAGATAGADGAGAPGAGAPGPDAGTRAEVAP; translated from the coding sequence GTGACGACGACGCACCAGCCACCCGCGCTCCTGACGATCGGCCAGCTCGCCGAGCGGTCCGGGCTCAGCCTCAAGGCGCTGCGCCTGTACGACGAGCTCGGGCTGCTGCCGCCCGCGCGCGTCGACCCGGGCTCCGGGTACCGGTACTACGACACCGGCCAGCTCGACCGTGCCCGGCTCATCGGCCTCCTGCGGCAGGTCCGCATGCCGCTCGCCGACATCGGGGCGCTGCTGGCCGACCGGGACCCGGAGCGGCTGCGGGCCTGGTGGCGCGGGGAGGCCGACGACCACCGGCAGCGCGAGGGCGTCGTGCGGTACCTGCTGACGGAGCTCGACGGCGCCGAGCGGCCGGTGATCCCCGTGCTGACGCGGCACGTGCCCGACGAGAAGGTCGCCACGACGTCGGCGCACGTGCTGCAGCCCGACCTCCCGCGGTACATCCCGGAGGCGATCGGCCGGCTGCGCGCGCACCTCGAGGAGTGCGGGGCGACCGCCCGGGACATCGACTGGACCGTGTACCACTCGTCGTCCACCACGGACTCCGCGGGGCTCGTCGAGGTGTGCGTCCCGTTCAGCGGCACCGTCCAGCCGACCACCGAGGTCACGGTCCGTGTCGAGCCCGCGCACCACGAGGCGTACGCCCGGATCACCAAGGGCGAGGTCCGGGCGCCGCACATCATGTTCGCGTTCGACGCGGTCGCCGCGTGGCTCGCCGAGCACGGTCACACGCGCACGCTCGACCCGCGCGAGGTGTACTTCGCGGACTGGGTCGCGGTCGACGAGTCGACGCCCGCGGTCGACATCGCGTACCCGTTCGAGCCGGCCGCGGACGCGGGTGCGACGGCGGGCGCCGACGGCGCAGGAGCACCGGGCGCCGGCGCGCCGGGGCCGGACGCCGGCACGCGCGCGGAGGTCGCCCCGTGA
- a CDS encoding type 1 glutamine amidotransferase domain-containing protein codes for MSRVLMVVSAADTLVLTDGTAHPTGFWAEELVVAHRTLSEAGHEVVVATPGGARPTVDPVSLDEKTVGSAEKVDELHAYLREIGTALDAPVPLESVEVSGFDAVVLPGGHGPMVDLAVDPALGRLLTQADEGGLVIAPFCHGPAGLLSATTDDGGFVFAGRRLAVFTDEEERTGGTGETTPWFVATRLRERGAVVEEGPAWASFVVRDGNLVSGQNPQSSEAVAQAVLDALGAGRR; via the coding sequence GTGTCCCGCGTCCTCATGGTGGTCTCGGCCGCCGACACCCTCGTGCTCACCGACGGCACCGCGCACCCGACCGGGTTCTGGGCCGAGGAGCTCGTCGTCGCGCACCGGACGCTGAGCGAGGCCGGGCACGAGGTCGTCGTCGCGACGCCGGGCGGCGCGCGCCCCACGGTCGACCCGGTGTCGCTCGACGAGAAGACCGTCGGCAGCGCCGAGAAGGTCGACGAGCTGCACGCCTACCTCCGCGAGATCGGGACCGCGCTCGACGCGCCGGTCCCGCTCGAGAGCGTCGAGGTCAGCGGGTTCGACGCCGTCGTGCTGCCGGGCGGGCACGGCCCGATGGTGGACCTCGCCGTCGACCCCGCGCTGGGTCGCCTGCTCACCCAGGCCGACGAGGGCGGCCTCGTGATCGCCCCGTTCTGCCACGGGCCGGCGGGGCTGCTGTCCGCGACGACCGACGACGGCGGGTTCGTCTTCGCCGGCCGTCGGCTCGCGGTGTTCACCGACGAGGAGGAGCGCACGGGCGGCACGGGCGAGACGACGCCCTGGTTCGTCGCGACCCGGCTCCGGGAGCGCGGCGCGGTCGTCGAGGAGGGCCCGGCGTGGGCCAGCTTCGTGGTGCGCGACGGCAACCTGGTGTCCGGGCAGAACCCGCAGTCGAGCGAGGCCGTCGCACAGGCCGTGCTCGACGCGCTGGGGGCGGGCCGGCGCTGA